Below is a window of Nocardia asteroides DNA.
GGCCGAGCAGGAGCGCGCCCTGGTGGAGACGACCCGGATCGAGCTGGGGATCGACATCGCCACGAAAGGCCCTGCGGTGGCGCCGGTTCCGGCGGCGGTGCCCGAGCCCGTCGTCGAGGAGCCCGCAGTCGAGGAACCCATCGCCGAGGAACCCGTTGCCGCGGAGGCGGCCGCCGAACCGCAGGTCGAGGAGCAGACCGCGGAACTGCGCGTGGTCGAGGTCGTCGAGGCGGACGTGGTCGAGATGCGCAAGGCCGAGCCCGCCCAGGTCTGAGCGGAACTCCCGACAGATCAGCTCGACCGTCCAGTTCGGTTCTGCTGATTGAACATCCGGTGAACAACCGGAGACCGGCGCGATCGCCGTTTCGCATGACGAGATGGCGGACGGGCGGGTAACTTGGAATACGGCACGTGCAGCGTCACCGTGCCGGCCCGACAGCGTGGTCGATCGTCAGCAGACTTGTACCGAACCACTCTCGTCAGGGGGCGTTCTGTCATGGAGTTCATCGCGCCGTTGGATGCGCTGTTCCTGCTCGCGGAGTCACGCGAGCACCCGATGCACGTGGGATCACTGCATCTTTTCGAACCACCGGAGGGCGCGGGCCCGGACTATCTGCGCGAGTTCCGCGATGCCCTGCTCGCCGAGCAGACCCTGCGACCAACCTTCCGCAAGCGGCCCGCCACCTTGCTCGGCGCACCGCAGCTGGCCTGGACCCAGGACGGCGAGGTCGACCTGGATTACCACGTCCAGCGCAGCGCGCTGCCCGCGCCGGGCCGGATGGGTCAGCTGCTCGACCACGCCTCGAAGCTGCACAGCGCCCTGCTCGACCGGCACCGCCCGATGTGGGAGCTGCATTTCGTGGAGGGCCTGGCCGACGGCCGGTTCGCGCTCTACTCGAAGATGCACCACTCGCTGATCGACGGCGTGTCCGCGCAGCGCCTGCTGCGCCGCACCCTCACCACCGACCAGTTCGATCCCGAGCTCAAGAAGCCGTGGAACCTGCCGCGCGCCCAGCGCCCCGACCGGCCGCGGCCGCAGCGCTCCCGGCTGGGCGGGCTGCTCGGCAATCTCTCCTCGGCCGGTTCGTCGGGCGCGGCGCTGCTCCGCGCGGCCCGCACCGGACTGGTGGAACAGCAGCTGACCCTGCCGTTCGAGGCGCCACGCACGCTGTTCAACGTGCCGATCGGCGGCGCCCGCAAATGCGTGGTGCGCACCTGGTCGATGGACCGGATAAAGCAGGTGAAGAAGGCGACCGGCACCACCGTCAACGACGTGGTGCTGGCGATGTCGGCCGGTGCGCTGCGGTCCTACCTGCTCGAACGCGACGCGCTGCCGGACAAGCCGATGATCGCGCTGGTGCCGATGTCGCTGCGCGACGCCGAGGACACCGACACCCAGGGCGTGAAGATCGCCGCGCTGCTGTGCAATCTGGGCACCGACGTCGCCGATCCGCTGGAGCGGCTGCGCGTGGTGAGCGAGTCGACCCGGCGCAACAAGGAGGTGTACCGCTCGCTCACGCCGACGCAGACCCTCGCCGTGGCCGGGCTGATGCTGAGCCCGCTGGCGGCGATGCTGCTGCCGGGGTTCGCCTCGGTGGGCACGCCGCCGTTCAACATCGTCATCTCGAACGTGCCGGGTTCGCGGGACCCGCTGTACTGGAACGGCGCGCGGCTGGACGCGAGCTACCCGTTGTCGATCCCCCTGGACGGTCAGGCCGTGAACATCACGCTCACCTCCAACGGCGACAACCTCGATTTCGGCCTGGTCGGCTGCCGCCGCACCCTGCCCGACCTGCATCGACTGCTCGATCACCTGGAGGACTCGCTGGCCGCGCTGGAGGACGCCGCCGCCTGAAAATCGACCCCTTCCGAGATAACTAGAACGTGTTACAGTTCGGTATGCGTACCGAATTCTGCGAACAACTCGGCATCGAGTTCCCCATCTTCGCCTTCACTCATTGCCGCGACGTGGTCGCAGCGGTGAGCAACGCGGGCGGACTCGGCGTGCTCGGCGCCGTCGGCTTCACCGCCGAACAGCTCGAAGTGGAGCTGGCCTGGCTCGACGAGCACGTCAACGGCATCTACGGCGTGGACCTGGTGATCCCGTCGAAGTACGAGGGCAAGGGCGTCGAAGGCCTGACCCCCGAACAGCTGGAAAAGCAGCTGGCGCAGATGGTTCCGCAGGGCCATCGCGACTTCGCCCAGAAGATCCTGGCCGACCACGACGTGCCCGCGCTGCCCGACGGTGAGCACCACAACGAGCTGCTGGGCTGGACCGCGACCACCGCGGGCCCGCAGGTCGACGTGATCCTCAACCACCCGAAGGCCAAGCTGGTCGCGAACGCGCTCGGCACCCCGCCCGAGGACGTCGTCAAGCGCATCCAGGACTCCGGTCGCGTGATCGGCGCGCTCTGCGGCTCGGTCAAGCACGCCATGAACCACAAGGCGGCCGGCCTGGACTTCGTGGTCTGCCAGGGCACCGAGGGTGGCGGGCACTGCGGCGAGGTGTCCTCGCTGGTGCTGTGGCCGCAGGTGATCGACGCGATCGGCGACACCCCGGTGCTGGCCGCCGGCGGTATCGGCAACGGCGCGCAGGTCGCGGCGGCGCTGGCGATGGGCGCGGCGGGCGCGTGGACCGGTTCGCTGTGGCTGACCGTCGAGGAGGCCAACGTGCCGCCCGCGCAGATGGACACCTACCTCGAGGCCACCAGCCACGACACCATCCGCTCGCGGTCGTGGACCGGCAAGCCCTGCCGCATGCTGCGCAACGACTGGACCGACGCCTGGGAGTCGGCCGACAACCCGGATCCGCTGCCGATGCCGCTGCAGATGATGGTCGCCCTCGACGGCGTCAAGCGTGGCCACCGCTACCCCGAGGCCGCCAAGGACGTGAACTTCAACCCGGTCGGTCAGGTCGTCGGCATGATGAACAAGATCGAGCGCAGCGCCGATGTGGTGAACCGCCTGGTCGAGGAGTACGTCACCGCCTACGACCGGCTCACCAAGCTCAACGGCTGAGTCACGCGGGGTGCCGGCCGGTAGCCACCGGCCGGGCCGACACCGGGCGACAGAAGCCCGGAACCACCGCCCGCCTCCCCTAGACTCGCGGTATTCCCCCGCGATGCGGGGCGGCGCGCGCGAACGGGCGTCGTCACGCACCATTGCCCCACGGTTGCGGACGGCGGTGAGCTGGCTTGGATCGCAAGATCGGCGCCTGGGCGGCGACCCGGCGTCGCGTCGCCCGCGCGATCGCCCTGGCTCGCGCCGACTACGCGGCCGAGACACCGCGACCCGTCGACCCGCCGGTACCCGCCGATCTGCTGAACCTGCTGTGCCGCATCGGCGTCGCGCTGGTCGGGGCGAGTGAGACCTCGGCGCGGGTGCAGGAGATCCTGGACCGGCTGTCGCGACGCTACGGCACCGACAACATCCACTTCATGGTGCTGCCCACCGCCGTGTTCGTGCGGGTCCGCACTCCGGAAGGCTCCGCGGTCGACATGCTCGACGCGTCGGTCGGCACGTTGCCGCTGGACCAGATCGCCGGGCTCTACCGGCTCATCGACAAGATCGAAGCCGACGCGCCGCCGCCGCTGGAGGCGTCGAAGGAACTCGACGCGATCCTGTCGGCGAAGCCGGGCAGCCCGCCCTGGCTGATCCTGCTCGGCCAGGTGGTGCTGACCGTGGGGCTCGGGATGATGCTCAATCCGGCGGCCAGGGCGCTGGTCGGCTACGTGGTGCTAGGTCTGGTCGTCGGGCTGCTGACCCAGTTCGCCGACAAGGTGCGGCTGCTGTCGCTGGCGCTGCCGGTGCTCGCGGCGGCGCTGGTGGCGATGCTGGCCTTCGGTTTCCCCGGCACGCTGTCGGGTGGGCAGCCGACCCAGCTGGTGGTGCCCGCGATCGCCACGCTGCTGCCCGGCGCCATGCTGACCAACGGCACCATCGAGCTGGCGACCGGGTCGATGGTGGCAGGCGCGAGCCGGGTGGTCTACGGCATCAACATGCTGTTCCTGCTGGCCTTGGGCCTGTACGTGGGCATCAGCCTGCTCGGTGAACTGTCGAGCGCGCCGGTGAGCCAGGCGCAGCTGGGCTGGTGGGCGCCGCTGGTGGGGGTGCTGCTGATCGGCTACGGGCACTCCTGGCGGTCGAGCGCGCCGCAGAACTCGGTGGGCTGGCTGCTGCTCGTGCTGTATCTGACCTATCTGGCGCAGTTCCTCGGCAAGACCATCTCGGGGCCGCTCACCGGCACCTTCCTGGGCGGGCTCGTCGCGGTGCCCGCCGCCTATCTGATCCAGGGCCGCACGCACGCGCCGCCGCGGCAGGTGGCGTTCCTGCCCGCGTTCTGGATGCTGGTGCCCGGCGGCATCAGCCTCACCGGCGTCTCCGAGGTGGTGCTGCACTCCACCGGCTCGACGTCGGCCACGGGGCTGGAGGTGGTGGTGTCGGCGCTGCTGTCGGTGATGTCGATCGCGCTGGGCGTGATGGTCGGCTCCGGCCTGATGGCGACGCGCACCCCACACATGGGACCGTTCATCGAGACGATGCTGCCGCAGACCCACCTGCCGTGGCAGCACCGGACCGAGCCGCCGGAAAAGTCCGACCCAGACAGCTGAACCGCCTGGTCAGGCGGTGGCGGCGGTGGTCTCGACCGGGGTGGCGCCGACGAGTTCGTCGAAGCGGGCGATCACCTTCTCGTGGTACAGCGCGAACAGATCCTCGAACAGGGCCAGCTGCGCCTCGGTCGGCGCCGACTCGGCGTCCCACACCGCGAGCAGCGCCCGCCAGACCAGCACGTGCAGATCGGGCGCCACCGCGAAGTAGGCGGCGATCGCCTCGGGCACCTCGACGACCATGTCGGCCACCGAATTCAGCACGGCGCGTTGCATGCTCATCCCGAGCACGCCGAGCAGCTTGCGCACCAGGGCGATCTCGGCGGTGATGATCCGCACGTGGTCGGGCACCGGCTGGCGGGCCAGCGCCTCCAGCTCGTCGACGGCGGCGGCGAGCTCGGCGGGATCGAGTTCCTTCTCGGCCTCGGTGTAACCGAGCAGCGCCTCGAGCACGATGCCGCGCTCCACCTCGACGATGTCGGTGAACATCTCCGCGGCCACGACCGGCGCGGTCACCGAGAAGCGGAACAGATGCCGATAGACATCCATGCCGCCCTCTTCGCGCACATCGCGGATGGTGAAGCCCTTGCCGCGGCGAGCCTCGACGAAACCGTAGGACTCGAGCCTGCCGAGGGTGAGTTGCGCGGTGGCCCGGTTCATCCCGAATTCGTCGGCGACCTGGCGGACCGAGGGCATCAGGTCACCGGGCCGGTACTCGCCGGTGGCCACCCGGCGCGCCAGTTCGTCGGCGACGTCGGCGACCACCGTCCGGGCTCCCATCGAAACAACACCTCTCGGTCATCATCCGGCTACGTCCCAGACAGTTTATGCGCTCGCACTCCGGCCCGCACGCACCCGCGACCGCTGTGGGGCGGTTCACGCCGACGCGCCGATCATCCACCCGAACCGACCGAGCGGCCTGTTCGGCAAGCAGCAGGCAACGTTCCCGAACGGCACGCGGAGTACCGGACAACCGGTGGAAACTCGCAAGACAACGCGACTATGTGGATCAGACAGCGTTGCGCGACATCATGTTCGGTTACCCCCGCAACCTGACGGCAAAACGGCCGATCCTCAGATCATGTCCTTCTCACCCATCCAGCGCATGATCGGCCAGCCCAGCAGGACGGGAATCCAGCAGGTCAGCACGCGGTAGAGCAGGACGGCGGGGACCGCGATCTCGGCGGGGACGCCGAAGGCGGCCAGACCACCGATCAGCGCCGCCTCCACCGCGCCGACGCCGCCGGGTGTGGGCGCGGCCGAGGCCAGCGTGCCGCCGATCATGGTGACGATGGTGACGGCGACGAAGTCGGTCCCGCCGCCGAAGGCCTCGACACTGACCCACAGCGCCAGCGCCTGCCCGAGCGTGATCGCCCCGCAGCCGCCCACGATCATCGAGAACCGGATCGGGTCGCGCGCCAGATCGGCCAGTTCGCCGAGCACTTCCTTGAGCTGCGGGCGCACCGAATGATTCACCCAGCGCCGCAGTGTCGGCACGAACATGAACGCGCCGATCAGGCCGACACCCACACCGGCGGCCAGGTACAGCACCGTCGCGTCGGGCACGATGTGCGCGAGATTGGTGGAGGTGCCCGCCACGATGCTGAAGACCACCAGCAGCACCAGGTGGGTGATCACCTGCACCGACTGTTGCAGCGCCACCGCGGCGGTGGCCCGCATCGTCGTCATGCCCGCCTTCTGCAGGAAGCGCACGCTCAGCGCGAGACCGCCGACACCGGCGGGCGTCGTGGTGGCGACGAAGGTGTTGGCCAGCTGTTCCAGGAACAGATC
It encodes the following:
- a CDS encoding threonine/serine exporter family protein translates to MDRKIGAWAATRRRVARAIALARADYAAETPRPVDPPVPADLLNLLCRIGVALVGASETSARVQEILDRLSRRYGTDNIHFMVLPTAVFVRVRTPEGSAVDMLDASVGTLPLDQIAGLYRLIDKIEADAPPPLEASKELDAILSAKPGSPPWLILLGQVVLTVGLGMMLNPAARALVGYVVLGLVVGLLTQFADKVRLLSLALPVLAAALVAMLAFGFPGTLSGGQPTQLVVPAIATLLPGAMLTNGTIELATGSMVAGASRVVYGINMLFLLALGLYVGISLLGELSSAPVSQAQLGWWAPLVGVLLIGYGHSWRSSAPQNSVGWLLLVLYLTYLAQFLGKTISGPLTGTFLGGLVAVPAAYLIQGRTHAPPRQVAFLPAFWMLVPGGISLTGVSEVVLHSTGSTSATGLEVVVSALLSVMSIALGVMVGSGLMATRTPHMGPFIETMLPQTHLPWQHRTEPPEKSDPDS
- a CDS encoding WS/DGAT/MGAT family O-acyltransferase; translation: MEFIAPLDALFLLAESREHPMHVGSLHLFEPPEGAGPDYLREFRDALLAEQTLRPTFRKRPATLLGAPQLAWTQDGEVDLDYHVQRSALPAPGRMGQLLDHASKLHSALLDRHRPMWELHFVEGLADGRFALYSKMHHSLIDGVSAQRLLRRTLTTDQFDPELKKPWNLPRAQRPDRPRPQRSRLGGLLGNLSSAGSSGAALLRAARTGLVEQQLTLPFEAPRTLFNVPIGGARKCVVRTWSMDRIKQVKKATGTTVNDVVLAMSAGALRSYLLERDALPDKPMIALVPMSLRDAEDTDTQGVKIAALLCNLGTDVADPLERLRVVSESTRRNKEVYRSLTPTQTLAVAGLMLSPLAAMLLPGFASVGTPPFNIVISNVPGSRDPLYWNGARLDASYPLSIPLDGQAVNITLTSNGDNLDFGLVGCRRTLPDLHRLLDHLEDSLAALEDAAA
- a CDS encoding NAD(P)H-dependent flavin oxidoreductase gives rise to the protein MRTEFCEQLGIEFPIFAFTHCRDVVAAVSNAGGLGVLGAVGFTAEQLEVELAWLDEHVNGIYGVDLVIPSKYEGKGVEGLTPEQLEKQLAQMVPQGHRDFAQKILADHDVPALPDGEHHNELLGWTATTAGPQVDVILNHPKAKLVANALGTPPEDVVKRIQDSGRVIGALCGSVKHAMNHKAAGLDFVVCQGTEGGGHCGEVSSLVLWPQVIDAIGDTPVLAAGGIGNGAQVAAALAMGAAGAWTGSLWLTVEEANVPPAQMDTYLEATSHDTIRSRSWTGKPCRMLRNDWTDAWESADNPDPLPMPLQMMVALDGVKRGHRYPEAAKDVNFNPVGQVVGMMNKIERSADVVNRLVEEYVTAYDRLTKLNG
- a CDS encoding GntR family transcriptional regulator, whose translation is MGARTVVADVADELARRVATGEYRPGDLMPSVRQVADEFGMNRATAQLTLGRLESYGFVEARRGKGFTIRDVREEGGMDVYRHLFRFSVTAPVVAAEMFTDIVEVERGIVLEALLGYTEAEKELDPAELAAAVDELEALARQPVPDHVRIITAEIALVRKLLGVLGMSMQRAVLNSVADMVVEVPEAIAAYFAVAPDLHVLVWRALLAVWDAESAPTEAQLALFEDLFALYHEKVIARFDELVGATPVETTAATA